One window from the genome of Moraxella nasibovis encodes:
- a CDS encoding DUF475 domain-containing protein: protein MRHFLFDIIFTVVCFFIAAWWGYSHGGVSGMLLALGVTAILAVMEVSLSFDNAVVNASILKGWDDFWKKIFLTVGILIAVFGMRLVFPIVIVAVTANLGMFEVIDLALNNPVKYSEHLNAHHAEISAFGGMFLLLVFLKFMFGDKDVHWFTWLESRLVKFSKVDAMSVFVALVVLMISMSWVDEAKQGVVLVAGIWGILVYLGVSVLSALLEGESDPDEVVYDAKGNPITNTAGVSPTILKGGVAGFLYLEVLDASFSFDGVIGAFAITNDVVIIMIGLAIGAMFVRSMTIYLVDKGTLSEFVYLEHGAHYAIGALAVIMLLSTKFHVPEIITGLIGIAFIALSVYNSIQYNKRNPA from the coding sequence ATGAGACATTTTTTATTTGATATTATTTTTACGGTGGTGTGTTTTTTCATCGCTGCTTGGTGGGGCTACTCACATGGCGGTGTGTCTGGCATGCTCTTGGCGCTTGGTGTGACGGCGATCTTGGCGGTGATGGAAGTGTCGCTGTCCTTTGACAATGCGGTTGTTAATGCGTCCATCTTGAAGGGCTGGGATGATTTTTGGAAAAAAATCTTTTTGACCGTCGGTATTTTGATCGCCGTTTTTGGTATGCGTTTGGTATTCCCAATCGTCATCGTGGCGGTGACGGCAAATCTTGGCATGTTTGAAGTCATCGATTTGGCACTCAATAACCCTGTCAAATATTCTGAACATCTGAATGCTCATCATGCTGAGATTTCTGCCTTTGGCGGTATGTTCCTATTGCTCGTGTTCTTAAAATTCATGTTTGGCGACAAAGATGTGCATTGGTTTACTTGGCTTGAGTCTCGTTTGGTGAAGTTCAGCAAAGTCGATGCGATGAGCGTGTTTGTGGCGCTGGTGGTACTCATGATCTCGATGAGCTGGGTGGATGAGGCTAAGCAGGGCGTCGTTTTGGTGGCAGGCATCTGGGGTATCTTGGTGTATCTGGGTGTGAGTGTCTTGTCGGCATTGCTAGAAGGTGAGAGTGACCCTGATGAGGTCGTCTATGACGCCAAAGGCAATCCCATCACCAATACCGCAGGCGTGTCGCCAACGATTCTAAAAGGCGGTGTGGCAGGCTTTTTATACCTAGAAGTGCTGGATGCGTCGTTCAGCTTTGACGGTGTGATTGGTGCGTTTGCCATCACCAATGATGTGGTTATTATCATGATTGGTCTTGCCATCGGTGCGATGTTCGTGCGTTCGATGACGATTTATTTGGTGGATAAAGGCACGCTGAGCGAGTTTGTGTATCTTGAACACGGCGCGCACTATGCCATCGGTGCTTTGGCGGTCATCATGCTACTTTCTACCAAATTCCATGTGCCAGAGATCATCACAGGCTTGATCGGCATTGCGTTCATTGCTTTGTCTGTCTATAATTCGATACAGTATAACAAAAGAAATCCTGCTTAA
- the nuoI gene encoding NADH-quinone oxidoreductase subunit NuoI, with amino-acid sequence MLSTLKNTAVGIASIVRSMWMVNSHALRKRDTILYPEQPVPVPPRFRGRIVLTRDPDGDERCVACNLCAVACPVGCISLQKAEREDGRWYPEFFRINFSRCVFCGMCEEACPTTAIQLTPDFELGEYNRQNLVYEKEHLLISGPGKYPEYNYYRVTGMATENQPKGSHERESQPIDVRSLLP; translated from the coding sequence ATGCTTTCAACTTTAAAAAATACCGCAGTCGGTATTGCAAGCATTGTCCGCTCGATGTGGATGGTGAATAGCCACGCCCTGCGTAAGCGAGACACGATTTTATATCCAGAACAGCCCGTGCCAGTGCCACCCCGTTTTCGTGGTCGTATTGTCTTGACACGAGATCCAGATGGCGATGAGCGCTGTGTGGCGTGTAACCTATGTGCGGTCGCTTGTCCTGTGGGCTGTATCAGCCTACAAAAAGCCGAGCGAGAAGATGGTCGCTGGTATCCTGAATTTTTCCGCATCAATTTTAGCCGCTGTGTGTTTTGTGGCATGTGCGAAGAGGCTTGTCCTACGACAGCGATTCAGCTCACCCCTGATTTTGAATTGGGCGAATACAACCGCCAAAATCTGGTCTATGAAAAAGAGCATCTGCTCATCTCAGGACCGGGCAAATATCCAGAATATAACTATTATCGTGTGACGGGCATGGCGACCGAAAATCAACCAAAAGGGTCGCATGAGCGTGAAAGTCAGCCGATCGATGTGCGGAGTCTGTTGCCATGA
- a CDS encoding NADH-quinone oxidoreductase subunit N, giving the protein MNHFLESLLSFAPMLVVAVTALVVMLAIAVKRSHFWSATLSVVGLNIALIVLILQAVGVLPMGVPNHLFVIDGFAVFNMAVILIASLACCTLSYGYFETLKDNKDELYLLMLIATLGAMLMASANHLAAFFMALELLSVPMYGMLAYTFLRARSLESGLKYLVLSATASATLLMGMAFIFANTGALDFKTLGLALAQGQIGLWFVAGAMMMLVAIAFKLSAAPFHSWVSDVYEGAPAPVAAFLASVSKVAMMALAIRFLTVTAIPSLTAFNAVLILIIVSSIILGNLLAIRQTNLKRLLAYSSIAHIGYALVALLSVGAGSTGVISMYMAVYALTSIGAFGVITLMSSPYKERGRTSISGEADEMRFYQGLFWRRPVLTAVLTIMLLSLAGIPLTAGFMTKFMVIFSSVQGMRFWAALLVIAGSAIGLSYYLRVLTALYQRPKAHFEFDAHHEWGIKAGGVMLLVVTALIIVFGILPNGLMNLAALATITP; this is encoded by the coding sequence ATGAATCATTTTCTTGAATCCTTATTGTCATTTGCGCCGATGCTTGTGGTGGCTGTGACGGCGCTGGTGGTGATGCTTGCCATCGCTGTGAAGCGTTCGCACTTTTGGTCGGCGACTTTGAGCGTGGTGGGTTTGAATATTGCGCTGATTGTGCTGATTTTACAAGCTGTGGGCGTACTGCCGATGGGTGTGCCAAATCATCTATTTGTCATCGATGGCTTTGCTGTCTTTAATATGGCGGTGATTTTGATTGCGTCTTTGGCGTGCTGCACCTTGTCTTATGGTTATTTTGAAACCCTAAAAGACAATAAAGATGAGCTGTATTTGCTGATGCTGATTGCCACGCTTGGGGCGATGCTGATGGCGAGTGCCAATCATTTGGCGGCGTTTTTTATGGCGTTAGAGCTGCTGTCAGTGCCGATGTATGGGATGCTTGCCTATACTTTCTTGCGTGCCAGATCGCTTGAGTCTGGACTAAAATACTTGGTGCTGTCAGCGACTGCGTCTGCCACGCTACTGATGGGTATGGCGTTCATTTTTGCCAATACGGGCGCACTTGACTTTAAAACGCTGGGGCTGGCTTTGGCACAAGGTCAGATCGGTCTTTGGTTTGTGGCAGGTGCGATGATGATGCTGGTGGCGATCGCCTTTAAATTGTCCGCCGCACCGTTTCACTCGTGGGTGTCTGATGTCTATGAAGGCGCGCCTGCACCCGTGGCGGCATTTTTGGCGAGTGTCAGCAAGGTGGCGATGATGGCGCTTGCCATCCGCTTTTTGACGGTGACCGCCATACCGTCACTGACTGCCTTTAATGCGGTGCTGATTTTGATCATCGTCAGCTCCATCATTTTGGGCAACTTGCTTGCCATCCGCCAGACCAACCTAAAACGCCTGCTTGCGTATTCATCCATCGCCCACATCGGCTATGCGCTGGTGGCGCTGCTTAGCGTCGGCGCTGGCAGTACGGGGGTGATCAGCATGTATATGGCGGTGTATGCCTTGACGAGCATTGGTGCGTTTGGTGTCATTACGCTGATGTCTAGCCCATATAAAGAGCGTGGTCGCACTTCCATCTCGGGCGAGGCGGATGAGATGCGGTTTTATCAAGGGTTATTCTGGCGTCGCCCTGTTTTGACGGCGGTTTTGACCATCATGCTGTTGTCTTTGGCAGGGATTCCGCTGACGGCAGGCTTTATGACGAAGTTTATGGTGATTTTTTCATCGGTGCAGGGCATGAGATTTTGGGCGGCGCTGTTGGTGATCGCAGGCAGTGCGATTGGTCTGTCTTATTATCTGCGTGTCTTGACGGCGCTGTATCAGCGACCAAAAGCGCATTTTGAATTTGATGCGCACCACGAATGGGGCATCAAGGCGGGCGGTGTCATGCTGCTTGTCGTCACGGCGCTCATCATTGTATTTGGTATTTTGCCAAATGGGCTGATGAATTTGGCGGCGCTTGCTACCATCACACCTTAA
- a CDS encoding ferredoxin--NADP reductase: MSDQNATPIKVLSKTVWSPTLFSFTTTRPDGFRFEAGQFARLGVNPCELQHTDNAPDERIFRAYSVASSPYDEHLEFFSVVMPDGAFTSQLQHLAVGDTLYLNPEPFGFLTLSRYQEPAPKTLWLLATGTGLAPFLSMLGDLSVWEQYESIILVYSARTLSELAYTDRINELADTFGKLCDNPAKFIYVPIVTRESVSGCLNARIPALIASGELEQVAGASFASDCHAMLCGNPQMIDDTKKALQDKGLTMNRRGVGNIAVENYW; encoded by the coding sequence ATGTCCGACCAAAACGCCACCCCCATCAAAGTACTCTCCAAGACCGTCTGGTCGCCCACTTTGTTTAGCTTTACCACCACACGCCCTGACGGTTTTCGTTTTGAGGCAGGGCAGTTTGCTCGTTTGGGCGTAAATCCTTGCGAATTACAGCACACCGACAATGCCCCTGATGAACGCATTTTTCGTGCTTATTCGGTGGCGTCCAGCCCCTATGATGAACATCTTGAATTTTTCTCGGTGGTCATGCCTGATGGGGCATTTACCAGTCAGCTACAGCATTTGGCGGTGGGCGATACGCTGTATCTTAATCCTGAGCCGTTTGGGTTTTTGACTTTATCTCGCTATCAAGAACCTGCCCCAAAGACGCTGTGGCTACTGGCGACTGGCACAGGGCTTGCACCGTTTTTGTCCATGCTTGGCGATTTGAGCGTGTGGGAGCAGTATGAGAGCATTATTTTGGTGTATAGCGCCAGAACGCTAAGCGAGCTTGCCTACACCGACCGCATCAATGAGCTTGCCGATACTTTTGGCAAGCTGTGCGACAATCCTGCCAAATTCATCTATGTGCCAATCGTTACTCGTGAGTCGGTGTCAGGCTGTCTAAATGCTCGCATTCCTGCGTTGATTGCCAGTGGCGAGCTGGAGCAAGTGGCAGGCGCATCGTTTGCAAGTGATTGCCATGCAATGCTGTGCGGTAATCCGCAAATGATTGATGATACCAAAAAAGCCTTGCAGGATAAGGGCTTAACCATGAATCGCCGTGGCGTGGGTAACATTGCCGTGGAAAATTATTGGTAA
- a CDS encoding nicotinamidase has translation MTNTAKQFAKKTALIVVDVQNDFITGTMAVAGASDIIKPINEFAKRFELVVLTQDYHPPKHISFASTHDLPELGVLDAPYGRQVLWADHCVQGEWGVKLSDELAINHARLIIRKGCRADVDSYSAFIEADGTPTGLDGYLRQLGVEQVVVVGIATDFCVAWTAMDAARLGYECTVVTDLSAAIDVDGSYQAAAHQMNALGVRLVELKDI, from the coding sequence ATGACAAACACAGCCAAGCAATTTGCCAAAAAGACCGCACTCATCGTCGTCGATGTCCAAAATGACTTTATCACAGGCACGATGGCGGTGGCGGGTGCGTCTGATATTATTAAGCCGATCAATGAATTTGCCAAGCGATTTGAGCTGGTGGTTTTGACCCAAGATTATCATCCGCCTAAGCACATTTCTTTTGCCAGTACGCACGATTTGCCAGAGCTTGGCGTGCTGGATGCGCCTTATGGTCGGCAGGTTTTGTGGGCGGATCACTGCGTGCAGGGCGAGTGGGGTGTGAAACTATCCGATGAGCTTGCCATCAATCATGCACGCTTGATTATCCGCAAAGGCTGCCGTGCCGATGTGGACAGCTACTCGGCATTCATTGAGGCGGACGGCACGCCGACAGGGCTTGATGGCTATCTAAGGCAGCTTGGCGTGGAGCAGGTCGTCGTGGTAGGCATTGCCACGGACTTTTGTGTGGCGTGGACGGCGATGGATGCTGCCAGATTAGGCTATGAATGCACGGTGGTGACAGATTTGTCCGCCGCCATCGATGTGGATGGCTCGTATCAGGCTGCCGCTCATCAAATGAACGCTTTGGGTGTTCGGCTGGTAGAATTAAAAGATATTTAA
- the nuoK gene encoding NADH-quinone oxidoreductase subunit NuoK, translating into MSAVLTSVQSASLGVPAEHALILSAVLFVIGLVGVMARRNVLFMLMSLEIMMNAAALAFVIGGNIWGSPDGQIMFIFVLTLAAAEAAIGLAILLQFYHRFKSLDVNHASKLKG; encoded by the coding sequence ATGAGTGCAGTCTTAACATCTGTACAGTCGGCATCCTTGGGTGTGCCTGCTGAGCATGCGCTGATCTTATCGGCGGTCTTATTTGTCATAGGCTTGGTGGGTGTGATGGCACGCCGTAATGTGCTATTTATGCTCATGAGCCTTGAAATCATGATGAATGCCGCGGCATTGGCGTTCGTGATTGGTGGCAATATTTGGGGTTCGCCTGATGGGCAAATCATGTTTATTTTTGTATTGACTTTGGCGGCGGCTGAGGCGGCGATTGGTCTTGCGATTTTATTGCAATTTTATCATCGCTTTAAGAGCCTTGATGTCAATCATGCCAGTAAGTTAAAGGGGTGA
- the nuoM gene encoding NADH-quinone oxidoreductase subunit M — translation MTEQNWLLPTLIAIPFVAGFLCWLIEKVNDKLPRWIALLAMLMTFGISLLLWQQGDFARLLVTDGADAGALPWAAQFVLPWIPSLGISFHLAMDGLSLLMVALTAFLGVMAVGCSWGEITRRVGFFHLNLLWSLGGVIGVFLAIDLFLFFFFWELMLLPIYFLIALWGHNATGGRTKEYAATKFFIYTQASGLIMLIGILMLVIIHFSQSGVLSFNYHDLLGLNLGGWEYVIMLCFFIGFAVKLPVFPLHGWLPDAHAQAPTAGSVDLAGILIKTAAFGLLRFVLPLFPNASAEFAPIAIALGAVGIFYGAFIAFAQTDIKRLLAYTSISHMGFVLLAIYAGNLMSLQGLMVQMIAHGLSSAALFIMAGQLYERLHTRDLTQMGGMWGQFRYFAPLLMFFCAALLGIPGTGNFIGEILILLGSFEQYPVIVVLATISLVLGGLYSLILIYQALFGENTAPKLAKVNGGRLRDLGKREISLLAVLAAGLVWLGLYPQPVLNASESSMGWIAKAYAGELPVKHHTPHGIIDHMHDHHHEHDHHHQGHHDHHHEGHDHASTHSTNTHDK, via the coding sequence ATGACAGAACAAAATTGGCTTTTGCCGACATTGATTGCCATTCCTTTTGTGGCAGGGTTTTTGTGTTGGCTGATTGAAAAGGTAAATGACAAGCTGCCACGCTGGATTGCACTGCTTGCCATGCTCATGACTTTTGGCATCAGTCTTTTGCTGTGGCAGCAGGGCGACTTTGCTCGTCTGCTTGTCACTGATGGCGCTGATGCAGGCGCTTTGCCTTGGGCGGCTCAGTTTGTGCTGCCTTGGATTCCGTCTTTGGGCATTTCATTTCATCTGGCGATGGACGGCTTGTCCTTGTTGATGGTGGCTTTGACGGCATTTTTGGGCGTGATGGCGGTGGGCTGCTCGTGGGGTGAGATTACTCGTCGAGTGGGCTTTTTTCACCTAAACTTGCTATGGAGCTTGGGTGGTGTCATTGGCGTGTTTTTGGCGATTGACCTATTCTTATTCTTTTTCTTTTGGGAATTGATGCTACTGCCGATTTACTTTTTGATTGCTTTGTGGGGGCATAATGCCACAGGTGGTAGGACCAAAGAATACGCAGCGACTAAGTTTTTTATTTATACCCAAGCATCAGGCTTAATCATGCTGATTGGCATTTTAATGCTGGTCATCATTCATTTTAGTCAATCTGGTGTGCTAAGTTTTAATTATCATGACCTATTGGGTCTGAATCTGGGCGGCTGGGAATATGTCATCATGCTGTGCTTTTTTATCGGTTTTGCGGTCAAATTGCCCGTATTTCCGTTGCACGGCTGGCTGCCTGACGCGCACGCCCAAGCCCCAACCGCAGGTTCGGTGGATTTGGCGGGTATTTTGATTAAAACGGCGGCGTTTGGTTTGCTCCGTTTTGTATTGCCGCTATTTCCAAATGCGTCGGCAGAATTTGCACCGATTGCGATTGCTTTGGGTGCGGTTGGTATTTTTTATGGGGCGTTCATTGCCTTTGCTCAGACTGACATCAAGCGCCTGCTTGCCTACACCAGTATTTCGCACATGGGCTTTGTGCTGCTTGCCATCTATGCGGGCAATCTGATGTCATTGCAGGGCTTGATGGTGCAAATGATCGCACACGGTCTGTCCAGTGCGGCACTGTTTATCATGGCAGGTCAGCTGTACGAACGCTTGCACACTCGTGATTTGACACAGATGGGCGGTATGTGGGGGCAATTTCGCTACTTTGCACCGCTACTCATGTTCTTTTGTGCGGCACTTTTGGGCATTCCCGGTACGGGCAACTTTATTGGCGAGATTTTGATTTTGCTGGGTTCATTTGAGCAGTATCCTGTGATTGTGGTGCTTGCAACCATCAGCCTTGTGCTTGGTGGTTTGTATTCGCTGATTTTGATTTATCAGGCGTTGTTTGGCGAAAATACAGCGCCTAAGCTTGCCAAAGTCAATGGCGGTCGCCTAAGAGATTTGGGTAAGCGAGAGATCAGCTTACTTGCGGTGTTGGCGGCAGGTTTGGTGTGGCTAGGCTTGTATCCGCAGCCTGTACTGAATGCGTCCGAATCATCGATGGGCTGGATTGCTAAGGCTTATGCAGGTGAATTGCCCGTTAAGCATCACACACCGCACGGCATCATTGATCACATGCACGACCATCATCATGAACACGACCATCACCATCAAGGACATCACGACCATCATCATGAAGGTCATGACCATGCGTCCACCCACTCAACCAATACGCACGACAAATAA
- the nuoL gene encoding NADH-quinone oxidoreductase subunit L, translating to MNMLALTFIFPLIGFLILAIGRDRISEKLATVIGVGSLFLSAITTAVVGVNYLSHHGSQTVLVPLWTWLSVGDFAPKFVLALDGLSLTMTAIITGVGFLIHLFASWYMKGDAGFARFFSYLNLFVASMLLLVQADNLLLLYLGWEGVGICSYLLIGYYFDNRANGRAAIKAFTVTRVGDVFLALGLFLLFREFGTLDIHAIIAKAPEIFSLNNPTMILITLMLVGGAFGKSAQIPLHTWLADAMAGPTPVSALIHAATMVTAGVYLIARLHPLFILTPEVLLYVVGGIGAVSMLVAGFSALAQTDIKRVLAYSTMSQLGYMFIALGVGAWQVAIFHLMTHAFFKALLFLASGAVIVATHHEQNIFKMGGLAKKIPLTFWSFMVGGGALVAVPFVTVGFYSKEAILWETYATGHMTLFWAGVFGAFLTAVYTFRLIYLVFFGQAKTHAEPLSGISYALPLAVLLVLSTGVGALIHPPLAHVLPASVGSTLSEGKHTAEIIAMTVTALGLVLAYFLYVLNKGKLLSAWTNSTLGAACVHWCHHGLGFDALYDIVFVKPFLAICKLLKADPVDKLWNVLPALASVGNRLSAKAQTGRLGSHAVSFGLGLVLVLILAMMMVV from the coding sequence ATGAATATGTTGGCTTTGACTTTTATTTTCCCTTTGATTGGCTTTTTGATTTTGGCAATCGGACGAGACAGAATCTCTGAGAAACTGGCGACCGTCATTGGCGTCGGCTCGTTGTTTTTATCTGCCATCACCACAGCGGTGGTGGGTGTCAATTATTTGAGCCATCATGGCAGTCAGACGGTGCTTGTGCCGCTTTGGACTTGGCTGTCAGTAGGGGATTTTGCCCCAAAATTCGTCTTGGCGTTGGACGGTCTGTCTTTGACGATGACCGCCATCATCACAGGCGTGGGCTTTTTGATTCATCTGTTCGCCAGCTGGTACATGAAAGGCGATGCAGGTTTTGCCAGATTTTTTAGTTATCTAAATCTGTTTGTCGCCAGTATGCTCTTATTGGTGCAGGCGGATAATTTATTATTACTTTACTTAGGCTGGGAAGGCGTGGGCATTTGCTCGTATCTGTTGATTGGTTATTATTTTGACAATCGAGCCAATGGACGAGCAGCGATCAAGGCATTTACCGTTACTCGTGTGGGCGATGTGTTTTTGGCGCTTGGCTTGTTCTTGTTGTTCCGAGAATTTGGCACGCTAGACATTCACGCCATCATCGCCAAAGCGCCTGAAATTTTTAGCCTAAATAACCCAACGATGATTTTGATCACGCTCATGCTGGTGGGCGGTGCGTTTGGTAAATCGGCTCAGATTCCGCTACATACTTGGCTTGCCGATGCGATGGCAGGTCCGACGCCTGTGTCAGCACTGATTCACGCAGCGACGATGGTCACGGCAGGCGTGTATTTGATTGCTCGTTTGCACCCATTATTTATCCTAACGCCTGAGGTGCTACTGTATGTGGTGGGCGGCATTGGGGCAGTTTCTATGCTGGTGGCGGGCTTTTCGGCACTGGCGCAGACCGACATCAAGCGAGTGCTTGCCTACTCTACGATGAGTCAGTTGGGCTATATGTTCATTGCTCTGGGCGTGGGTGCGTGGCAGGTGGCGATTTTTCACTTGATGACGCACGCATTTTTTAAGGCATTACTGTTCTTGGCGTCAGGTGCGGTGATTGTCGCCACGCATCACGAGCAAAACATCTTTAAGATGGGCGGACTTGCCAAAAAAATCCCATTGACTTTTTGGTCGTTTATGGTCGGTGGCGGTGCGCTTGTGGCGGTACCATTTGTTACGGTGGGTTTTTATTCCAAAGAAGCCATTCTGTGGGAAACCTACGCCACAGGGCATATGACGCTATTCTGGGCGGGCGTGTTTGGGGCGTTTTTGACTGCCGTTTATACTTTCCGTTTGATTTATTTGGTGTTTTTTGGACAAGCCAAAACGCACGCCGAGCCTTTGTCTGGCATCAGCTATGCGCTGCCTTTGGCGGTACTGCTTGTTTTGTCAACCGGTGTGGGGGCGCTCATTCATCCGCCATTGGCTCATGTGTTGCCAGCAAGTGTGGGCAGTACGCTAAGCGAAGGTAAGCACACGGCAGAAATCATCGCCATGACGGTGACGGCGCTCGGCTTGGTGCTTGCGTACTTTTTATATGTGTTAAACAAAGGCAAGCTGCTCAGCGCTTGGACAAATTCCACCTTAGGCGCTGCCTGTGTGCATTGGTGTCATCATGGGCTAGGCTTTGATGCGCTTTATGACATCGTGTTCGTCAAGCCGTTTTTGGCGATTTGTAAGCTCTTAAAAGCCGATCCTGTGGATAAGCTGTGGAATGTGCTGCCCGCCTTGGCAAGCGTGGGCAATCGCCTAAGCGCTAAGGCTCAGACAGGGCGGCTTGGCAGTCATGCCGTGAGCTTTGGCTTGGGACTGGTGCTGGTGTTAATCTTGGCAATGATGATGGTGGTGTAA
- the carA gene encoding glutamine-hydrolyzing carbamoyl-phosphate synthase small subunit, producing the protein MTTKKAILALADGTIFRGVSIGASGSSVGEVVFNTAMTGYQEILTDPSYAGQMVTLTYPHIGNTGCNDEDMESGRIHKVWATGLIIRDLPLLHSNFRASGSLSEYLIANNVVAIGDIDTRRLTTLLRKTGSQNGCILTADADGNIDEQKAIELAKSAPSMKGQDLAKVCCDQEGFIWTQGSWELANDGRNAKTTETGGRFKKLGEDIEHRFNIVAYDFGVKTNILRMLVDRGCHVTVVPATTPADEVLKHNPDGIFLSNGPGDPEPCTYAIEAIKTICDTTKIPVFGICLGHQLLALASGAKTIKMTLGHHGANHPVQNLDDGKVMITSQNHGFAVDEATLPSNLRATHRSLFDGSNQGIERTDRVAFSFQGHPEASPGPHDCSVLFDRFADEMAKVKA; encoded by the coding sequence ATGACAACAAAAAAAGCCATTTTAGCCCTAGCTGATGGGACGATTTTTCGTGGTGTGAGTATCGGGGCGAGCGGTAGCAGCGTCGGCGAAGTGGTCTTCAATACGGCGATGACAGGCTATCAAGAGATTTTGACCGACCCAAGCTACGCAGGTCAGATGGTGACTTTGACTTATCCGCACATCGGCAACACTGGCTGTAACGATGAAGATATGGAGTCTGGTCGCATTCATAAGGTGTGGGCGACAGGTCTGATTATCCGTGATTTGCCATTATTGCACAGCAATTTTCGTGCGTCAGGCTCGCTGTCTGAGTATTTGATTGCCAATAATGTTGTAGCGATTGGCGATATTGACACTCGCCGTTTGACGACACTACTGCGTAAAACTGGCTCACAAAACGGCTGTATTTTGACCGCTGATGCTGATGGCAATATTGACGAACAAAAAGCCATCGAGCTTGCCAAATCTGCCCCGTCTATGAAAGGTCAGGATTTGGCGAAAGTGTGCTGTGATCAAGAGGGCTTTATTTGGACACAAGGTTCTTGGGAGCTTGCCAATGATGGTCGCAATGCCAAAACTACTGAGACTGGCGGTCGCTTTAAAAAGCTGGGCGAGGACATTGAACATCGTTTTAACATCGTGGCGTATGATTTTGGGGTTAAGACCAATATTTTAAGAATGCTTGTTGATCGTGGCTGTCATGTGACTGTCGTGCCTGCGACCACGCCTGCCGATGAAGTGCTTAAACACAATCCAGATGGCATTTTCCTATCTAATGGTCCTGGCGATCCAGAGCCTTGCACCTATGCGATCGAGGCGATCAAGACCATCTGCGACACCACCAAAATCCCTGTGTTTGGTATCTGCCTAGGACATCAGCTACTGGCTTTGGCAAGCGGTGCAAAAACCATCAAAATGACGCTGGGTCATCACGGTGCCAACCACCCTGTACAAAATCTTGATGATGGCAAAGTGATGATCACCAGTCAAAATCACGGCTTTGCGGTAGATGAGGCGACCTTGCCGAGCAATCTGCGTGCGACTCACCGATCACTGTTTGATGGCTCAAACCAAGGCATCGAACGCACCGACCGTGTGGCATTTAGTTTCCAAGGACACCCAGAAGCCAGCCCCGGCCCGCACGATTGCTCGGTGTTATTTGACCGTTTTGCCGATGAGATGGCGAAGGTTAAGGCGTGA
- the nuoJ gene encoding NADH-quinone oxidoreductase subunit J — MMELLTRFLANGEVVGFYALGFVALWSSLRVVTHANPVHAILSMIVSLLAVAGIFFIIGAPFAGVLEMIVYAGAILVLFVFVIMMLNLGTDTLEEKSWLTASAWATPVCLTLIIGGVLVGFLVGGERAMLSDATIDVKAVGVSLFTQYVLLVEVAAFLLLGALVAAYHLGKRALDDENVSHFQDQIDEHADQGENS, encoded by the coding sequence ATGATGGAATTATTAACACGCTTTTTGGCGAATGGCGAGGTCGTCGGATTTTATGCGCTTGGCTTTGTGGCGCTGTGGTCGAGCCTAAGAGTGGTGACGCACGCAAACCCTGTGCATGCCATCTTATCAATGATCGTAAGCCTACTTGCGGTGGCAGGCATTTTCTTTATCATCGGTGCGCCCTTTGCAGGCGTGCTTGAAATGATCGTCTATGCAGGGGCGATTTTGGTGCTGTTTGTCTTTGTGATCATGATGCTCAATCTCGGCACGGACACTTTGGAAGAAAAATCATGGCTGACCGCCAGTGCTTGGGCGACGCCTGTGTGCTTGACGCTGATCATCGGCGGTGTGCTTGTCGGCTTTTTGGTGGGTGGCGAGCGTGCTATGCTAAGCGACGCCACCATTGATGTCAAGGCGGTGGGCGTCAGCCTGTTTACCCAATATGTGCTACTCGTTGAAGTGGCGGCATTTTTGCTCTTGGGTGCGCTTGTGGCGGCATATCATTTGGGCAAAAGAGCGCTGGATGATGAAAATGTCAGTCATTTTCAAGATCAAATCGATGAGCATGCGGATCAGGGAGAAAACTCATGA